The following are encoded together in the Novipirellula caenicola genome:
- a CDS encoding serine/threonine protein kinase has translation MSDSQHDVWPPKKDTPPVVPSQGEQCVECGKTLNAETPKGRCADCSLRNMLDHSFHPTANYSSLPLIDHPDKDVTIDQDGRATWIEPLSPGQKIGQFEILTRLGRGGMGTVYEAQDSDKQRRIALKVLNRPVENDAARQRFLREGRLAASINHPNSVFVFGTHQVQEYSLISMELVSGGTLEQRVKAEGPLAPRQAVDIALQLIDGLEAAYAQGILHRDIKPANCFEDKDGVIKVGDFGLSISTDPEFDACITAEGTLLGTPAFSSPEQLRGDMLDVRSDIYALGATLYYLLTGRTTYRADSLAKLLSQVFEKSPVSPQSLQPEISAELSQLVMRCLAKEPGDRFRNYSELREALLPFSSQVQEPASIGWRTVAGLMDWSVLGLVSWVVAALASTTPEPVFGTNYVASRIGAMVFAIGSVLYFALGESIFGQTIAKRTLGLRTIGLDGGRPTFPQALTRAAIFVLLPNLFVLPYNLLFRVGIPIEPVVFGSREFVVAMLLLGSKWGLLALLFSTARTRNRLAALHGLCSQTRVVSNRDGNLIPQKHSSVSLETESMPTTFEQTVGPYQLLHPLETSDGSTFYLGFDPVLLRQVWLRLDDSQCQHNPARATRLRWLNRVETDDKAWNVFEAPSGTPLLRYLQTESAACCEMKPWLTDLVRELESALQDETLPDKLELDQLWLTDDKRLKVLDFSAPGINRGDAFARQDPATPSTPTSSTEKVRRLFQRLAPHIRKIYVSQDKTKLPPPLYLTQMLNKWESDANIEELLETTESSSERQPLSAGRRRFAMAAACYAFPLMILFSFLANGLLSSIFFTRHADLKRLYTLVNIAQENEANKDGWKLKKEIAERPELDPKLSTRVQSSARYVAATQLIAGQFPGVLDDARMQSLPALQYFYPAIRTEIRTIQQRTQPTNAEIEAASELLATQIGQREKELSKVYFCGFQIFFLFALLHWIVFVAIPAAIAGFLFQGGLVIHAFRTVIVRTNGVPASSLRILFRAVLSALPGCSVAVLLMANQLGWMQPVSALFTYGCIALVIVCGILSNLVGTRSLADRMLGTAIVVR, from the coding sequence ATGTCCGATAGCCAGCATGACGTGTGGCCCCCCAAAAAAGATACACCTCCAGTGGTGCCTTCGCAGGGCGAGCAATGTGTGGAGTGTGGCAAAACGCTCAATGCCGAAACGCCAAAAGGTCGGTGCGCAGACTGCAGTTTGCGAAATATGTTGGACCATTCGTTTCATCCAACTGCCAACTACAGTTCGCTGCCGTTGATCGACCATCCCGACAAGGATGTCACGATTGATCAAGATGGAAGGGCCACATGGATCGAGCCGCTGAGTCCAGGTCAAAAGATTGGTCAGTTTGAAATTCTGACCCGTTTAGGACGCGGTGGCATGGGAACGGTCTACGAGGCTCAAGATTCCGACAAACAACGAAGGATCGCACTCAAGGTTCTCAATCGCCCCGTCGAAAACGATGCCGCCCGACAAAGGTTTCTGCGCGAAGGCCGTCTGGCCGCCTCGATCAACCATCCCAACAGCGTCTTTGTGTTTGGCACCCATCAGGTCCAAGAGTACTCTTTGATCAGCATGGAGTTGGTTAGCGGCGGGACACTGGAGCAGCGTGTCAAGGCAGAGGGTCCGCTCGCTCCAAGGCAAGCAGTCGATATCGCACTTCAACTCATCGACGGACTCGAAGCAGCTTACGCGCAAGGGATTTTGCATCGGGACATCAAACCAGCGAATTGCTTTGAGGATAAGGACGGAGTCATCAAGGTAGGCGACTTTGGCCTTTCGATCTCAACGGATCCCGAGTTTGATGCGTGTATCACTGCAGAGGGAACGCTGCTGGGGACTCCCGCTTTTTCGTCTCCAGAGCAACTCCGCGGCGACATGTTGGACGTCCGCTCAGACATCTATGCCCTCGGTGCGACACTCTATTACTTGCTGACTGGACGTACCACCTACCGAGCAGACAGCCTTGCCAAATTGCTCTCGCAGGTGTTTGAAAAGTCACCAGTATCACCGCAGAGTCTTCAGCCAGAGATTTCCGCCGAGTTGTCACAGCTAGTGATGCGTTGCTTGGCGAAAGAACCAGGCGACCGCTTCCGTAACTACAGCGAGCTGCGTGAAGCCCTGTTGCCCTTCAGCTCGCAAGTACAAGAACCTGCATCGATTGGTTGGAGAACGGTGGCCGGCTTGATGGATTGGTCTGTATTGGGGTTGGTTAGTTGGGTTGTCGCCGCACTGGCCTCCACAACGCCTGAGCCGGTCTTCGGAACGAACTACGTAGCCAGTCGCATCGGAGCGATGGTTTTCGCCATAGGCAGCGTCCTCTATTTCGCACTCGGTGAATCCATCTTTGGGCAAACCATCGCCAAGCGAACCCTTGGGTTACGGACCATTGGATTGGACGGTGGACGCCCCACGTTTCCGCAAGCGTTAACGCGGGCCGCAATCTTCGTGCTGCTGCCAAACCTATTCGTACTTCCCTACAATCTGCTCTTTCGTGTCGGCATCCCGATAGAGCCCGTTGTTTTTGGAAGCAGGGAGTTCGTCGTGGCCATGTTGTTGTTAGGATCGAAATGGGGATTACTGGCTCTTTTGTTCTCGACAGCAAGAACACGCAATCGCCTCGCCGCATTGCACGGCTTGTGTAGCCAAACACGAGTGGTCAGCAATCGCGATGGAAACCTGATCCCCCAGAAACACTCAAGCGTCTCGTTGGAAACGGAGTCGATGCCTACGACTTTTGAGCAGACGGTTGGCCCTTACCAATTACTACATCCCTTAGAGACTTCCGATGGATCGACGTTTTATCTGGGGTTTGATCCGGTTCTGCTACGGCAAGTTTGGTTGCGACTCGACGACTCGCAATGCCAACACAACCCCGCGCGTGCCACACGGCTGCGATGGCTCAATCGTGTCGAAACAGACGATAAGGCTTGGAACGTTTTTGAAGCTCCGTCCGGAACGCCATTGCTGCGGTACTTGCAGACGGAGTCGGCGGCTTGTTGCGAGATGAAGCCTTGGTTGACAGATTTGGTTCGCGAATTGGAGTCCGCCCTGCAAGACGAAACGCTGCCGGACAAACTGGAGCTGGACCAGCTCTGGCTGACCGATGACAAACGTTTGAAAGTGCTTGATTTTTCGGCCCCTGGAATCAACCGAGGAGATGCCTTCGCTCGTCAGGATCCTGCTACTCCGTCCACGCCAACTTCATCCACCGAGAAAGTCCGGCGTTTGTTTCAGCGGCTCGCGCCTCACATCAGAAAAATCTATGTCTCGCAGGACAAAACAAAGCTACCGCCTCCACTTTACCTAACTCAAATGCTGAACAAATGGGAGAGTGATGCCAATATTGAGGAGCTGTTGGAAACAACTGAATCATCCTCCGAACGTCAGCCGCTATCTGCTGGGCGACGACGGTTTGCGATGGCTGCGGCCTGTTACGCATTTCCACTCATGATCCTTTTCAGTTTCCTAGCCAATGGCCTACTTAGCAGTATCTTCTTCACGCGGCATGCGGACCTAAAACGACTGTATACACTGGTGAACATCGCTCAAGAGAACGAGGCCAACAAAGATGGTTGGAAACTCAAGAAGGAAATTGCGGAACGCCCAGAACTTGATCCCAAGTTATCGACACGAGTTCAGAGCTCCGCCCGTTATGTGGCGGCGACACAGCTCATTGCGGGGCAATTTCCGGGCGTTCTGGATGACGCCAGAATGCAGAGCCTCCCGGCTCTTCAATACTTTTACCCCGCGATTCGGACAGAGATCCGCACGATTCAACAACGAACGCAGCCGACGAACGCAGAGATTGAAGCCGCAAGTGAGTTACTCGCCACGCAGATTGGGCAGCGAGAAAAGGAACTCTCCAAAGTTTATTTCTGCGGTTTTCAGATATTTTTTCTGTTTGCTTTGCTCCACTGGATCGTGTTCGTGGCAATCCCGGCCGCGATTGCTGGATTCCTCTTCCAAGGAGGCCTGGTCATTCATGCATTTCGAACAGTGATTGTCCGCACTAATGGGGTACCAGCAAGCAGTTTGCGGATTCTGTTCCGCGCTGTGTTGAGTGCTCTTCCCGGATGTTCAGTGGCGGTGCTGCTCATGGCAAATCAACTTGGCTGGATGCAACCGGTCTCTGCATTATTCACTTACGGCTGCATTGCTCTCGTCATCGTCTGTGGGATCCTATCCAACCTTGTCGGCACGCGAAGTCTGGCCGATCGAATGCTTGGAACCGCTATCGTTGTCCGCTGA
- the dndC gene encoding DNA phosphorothioation system sulfurtransferase DndC — translation MASDIGTEKQSAFGGKGMKVAVTELIEEVQELYLADQIPWVVGYSGGKDSSAVLQLVWLAVSRLPVEQRTKQIHVISTDTLVEQPLVAVWVDASHAKMREAAAEQGIPLTPHKLVPDVKDTFWVNLIGRGYPKPTTQFRWCTSRMKINPSNNFIRQVVRENGEAMLVLGTRKAESQRRARNMEKHEKHRYRDRISPNAALPNSLVYSPIEDWNNDEVWQFLLQVKNPWGHTNKSLMGMYQGASADNECPVVLDTSTPSCGSSRFGCWVCTVVDKDRSMEAMIKNDDEKLWMQPLLDLRNELACDEEGLRDVELVQIGLTKSQIAGLGKNDKKGKPVRLSKENRGKVERNRRDFRRIDGRVQLFNGKTIPGPYRKNWREYWLKRVLEVQQGIRENGPKEMRGIELISTAEMHEIRRIWLYEKHEYDDTLPDIFMQVTGDEFPVLRGDDQLLDREDWDRLRDICDADEVFFQLQTELLDIQREFRGMTRRAGIYEAIEKRLKAAQFADGEEAFAARDAEQKRAEEIRDMRTIRKDKPESEKAEKKKPVAKKVENVSSVQPDLFDQHSIEETE, via the coding sequence ATGGCAAGTGATATCGGAACGGAAAAGCAGAGCGCGTTCGGCGGCAAGGGCATGAAGGTGGCCGTGACCGAGCTGATCGAGGAAGTTCAGGAACTTTACCTTGCCGACCAGATTCCGTGGGTTGTTGGGTATAGCGGCGGAAAAGATTCAAGCGCGGTGCTGCAGCTTGTATGGCTAGCCGTCTCTCGATTGCCTGTCGAGCAACGAACGAAGCAGATTCACGTGATATCGACGGATACGTTGGTCGAGCAACCTTTAGTCGCGGTATGGGTCGATGCTTCACATGCAAAAATGCGAGAAGCTGCGGCTGAGCAAGGTATCCCTCTTACGCCACACAAGCTGGTACCAGATGTGAAGGACACCTTTTGGGTCAACTTGATTGGCAGGGGCTACCCGAAGCCGACGACACAGTTCCGCTGGTGCACTTCGCGGATGAAAATCAATCCGTCAAACAACTTTATTCGACAAGTGGTGCGAGAGAACGGCGAAGCGATGCTTGTCTTGGGCACGCGAAAGGCAGAGAGCCAGCGGCGTGCTCGAAACATGGAGAAACATGAAAAACATCGGTATCGCGATCGTATATCACCCAATGCGGCACTCCCTAACTCGCTTGTCTATTCGCCGATCGAGGATTGGAATAATGACGAGGTTTGGCAATTTTTGCTGCAGGTAAAAAACCCTTGGGGACATACAAACAAGTCGCTAATGGGCATGTACCAGGGAGCTTCTGCTGACAACGAGTGTCCTGTTGTTTTGGATACTTCGACGCCTAGCTGTGGAAGCAGCCGATTTGGCTGTTGGGTTTGTACCGTCGTCGATAAGGATCGCTCCATGGAGGCAATGATCAAGAACGACGATGAAAAGCTTTGGATGCAACCACTCTTAGATCTCCGAAACGAATTGGCTTGTGACGAAGAAGGTCTACGCGATGTAGAGCTTGTCCAGATCGGTCTGACGAAAAGCCAAATTGCCGGACTCGGAAAAAATGACAAAAAGGGGAAACCAGTTCGGCTAAGCAAGGAAAATCGGGGCAAAGTTGAACGAAACCGCAGAGACTTTCGGCGGATCGACGGGCGAGTACAGCTTTTCAACGGCAAGACGATCCCCGGTCCCTATCGTAAGAATTGGCGAGAGTATTGGCTCAAACGAGTGCTTGAAGTTCAGCAAGGGATTCGCGAAAACGGCCCGAAAGAGATGCGTGGGATCGAACTAATTTCTACTGCGGAGATGCACGAGATTCGCCGGATTTGGCTTTACGAAAAGCACGAGTACGACGACACGTTGCCCGATATCTTCATGCAAGTTACCGGAGATGAGTTTCCTGTACTGCGTGGTGACGATCAATTGCTGGATCGTGAAGACTGGGATCGGCTTCGAGACATTTGCGACGCGGACGAGGTGTTCTTTCAGCTGCAAACGGAGCTGTTGGACATTCAGCGAGAATTCCGCGGCATGACTCGCCGTGCAGGAATCTACGAGGCAATCGAGAAACGACTCAAAGCAGCACAGTTTGCGGATGGCGAGGAAGCGTTCGCCGCCCGTGACGCCGAGCAAAAGCGGGCGGAGGAAATTCGGGATATGCGAACGATACGCAAAGATAAACCCGAGAGCGAGAAAGCGGAAAAGAAGAAGCCAGTGGCAAAGAAAGTAGAAAACGTGAGTTCGGTTCAACCAGACCTCTTCGATCAACATTCAATTGAGGAGACAGAATAG
- a CDS encoding HTH domain-containing protein, translating into MKKAIHQVAADVLKASGKPMSAAEIYEVISEKGLYEFKAKNAASVLRSQLRRHTKNIAVANQAKECLFTQTEDGRFSLA; encoded by the coding sequence ATGAAAAAAGCAATTCATCAGGTAGCTGCGGACGTATTAAAGGCATCTGGCAAGCCGATGTCGGCTGCGGAGATTTACGAAGTAATCTCAGAGAAAGGCCTCTACGAGTTCAAAGCTAAGAACGCCGCGAGCGTCCTTCGTTCCCAATTGCGTCGGCACACAAAGAATATCGCTGTCGCGAATCAGGCCAAGGAATGTTTGTTCACACAGACCGAAGATGGCCGGTTTTCACTTGCCTGA
- a CDS encoding SEC-C metal-binding domain-containing protein, translating into MAPNRHLCPCGSGRRFKRCCLKSGRF; encoded by the coding sequence CTGGCACCGAACCGGCATCTCTGCCCCTGCGGTAGCGGACGAAGATTCAAACGATGTTGTCTCAAATCGGGCCGCTTTTGA
- the dndB gene encoding DNA sulfur modification protein DndB has product MPSFEYVFPSIRGIQAGREYYISMCPMRLIPRIFLFDEEELRPELRSQRTLNKQRIPDITRYILQNPQEYTFSAITASIDGKVNFEPIGDEGDGRDMGRLHIPMSAKFVINDGQHRRAAIEAALFENPEMGDETISVVFFMDLGLKRTQQMFADLNRYAVRPTMSIGILYDHRDESSMISKTIVQRVPVFNDLCELEKATISNRSIKLFTLSGVHSATQALLSGSEIEDVDDKIELACNFWCEVADKIPDWELARRREVSAADLRSDFIHAHSLALSALARAGKGLLAKHPTNWKSKLEPLLKIDWSRTNTKLWEGRAMVAGRLSKKNVNVALTANVLKKQLGLALTAEENEMEKRYKSNSNGK; this is encoded by the coding sequence ATGCCGAGCTTTGAATACGTCTTTCCGTCGATCCGTGGAATTCAGGCAGGGCGAGAATACTACATCTCGATGTGCCCGATGCGGTTGATCCCCCGCATATTTCTCTTTGACGAAGAAGAGTTGCGTCCGGAGCTACGTTCGCAACGCACCCTCAACAAGCAGCGTATTCCCGACATTACCCGGTACATTCTACAGAATCCACAAGAATACACTTTCTCCGCAATTACCGCATCAATCGACGGGAAAGTCAACTTCGAGCCGATTGGAGACGAAGGTGACGGTCGGGATATGGGGCGTCTTCACATCCCAATGTCGGCGAAGTTTGTCATCAACGACGGTCAACATAGACGTGCTGCGATTGAAGCAGCGTTGTTCGAGAATCCCGAGATGGGGGACGAGACCATCTCTGTTGTTTTTTTTATGGATTTGGGCTTAAAGCGAACCCAGCAAATGTTCGCGGATCTAAACCGGTATGCGGTTCGGCCGACTATGTCCATCGGGATTCTGTACGATCATCGCGACGAGTCGTCGATGATCTCGAAAACAATTGTTCAGCGTGTGCCAGTGTTCAATGATCTTTGTGAGCTTGAAAAAGCAACAATCTCGAACCGGTCGATCAAGCTTTTCACGCTCAGCGGTGTCCACAGCGCTACGCAGGCATTGCTGTCGGGATCCGAAATAGAAGACGTTGACGACAAGATTGAACTAGCGTGCAATTTCTGGTGCGAGGTCGCTGACAAAATTCCTGATTGGGAACTCGCTCGAAGGCGTGAAGTTAGTGCGGCGGACCTTCGCAGCGATTTCATTCACGCACATTCACTTGCGCTGTCTGCACTTGCGAGAGCTGGTAAAGGCTTGCTTGCGAAGCACCCCACCAATTGGAAGTCAAAACTTGAACCTCTTCTTAAGATTGACTGGTCACGCACAAATACGAAACTTTGGGAAGGGCGGGCGATGGTTGCCGGTCGTCTATCTAAGAAAAATGTTAATGTTGCACTCACGGCGAATGTATTGAAAAAACAGCTGGGACTCGCGTTGACTGCGGAAGAAAACGAGATGGAAAAACGATACAAGAGCAATAGTAATGGCAAGTGA
- the dndE gene encoding DNA sulfur modification protein DndE has translation MIKQIKLSSQARDKLIRIKSRTGIGQWNILCRWALVVSMKEASPPTVVDIPADSNVEMSWQVFGGELNELYWALVKARCYKDGLGTDEETVAQQFRLHLHRGIGYLATPSAISNIGDLINLALDEDK, from the coding sequence GTGATTAAACAAATCAAACTCTCATCCCAGGCAAGGGACAAGCTCATTCGCATCAAGTCCCGTACGGGTATTGGTCAATGGAATATTCTGTGCCGATGGGCACTCGTGGTTTCGATGAAAGAAGCCTCTCCACCCACGGTCGTCGACATCCCAGCGGATAGCAATGTAGAAATGAGTTGGCAGGTGTTCGGTGGCGAGTTGAATGAACTCTACTGGGCACTGGTCAAAGCACGCTGCTACAAGGATGGCTTGGGAACAGACGAAGAAACCGTAGCTCAGCAATTTCGGCTGCACCTGCATCGCGGAATCGGCTACCTAGCGACGCCGTCGGCGATAAGCAATATTGGTGATCTCATAAATCTGGCGTTGGACGAGGACAAATGA
- a CDS encoding GIY-YIG nuclease family protein: MQTAGKSIRIYLVDGDASGLLSAEVMNWSGKLLVSPRTKLAELAKREEIKRTGVYILAGPDPENPVGEVVYIGEGDNVFKRLASHDKDERKEFWTRCVAVISKDLNLTKAHVRYLESRLITMGYAAGRAKVHNGTAPPLPPMPEADIADMEGFLKHIELVLPVLGFSFLKPKPTVRFTTPGDPEQCDGSPVFEFSSGNASAKAKEIDGEFVVLKGSTATLEPRASWTSYRELRAQLVEEKKLVEVPGKALLLFAEDVYLSSPSAGAAIVAAGNTNGRVAWKITDSRQTYGDWHQSQLPQDAADEDLS, from the coding sequence ATGCAAACGGCCGGCAAGTCAATTCGTATATACCTCGTTGACGGCGACGCATCGGGCTTGCTGAGCGCCGAAGTGATGAACTGGAGTGGTAAGTTGCTCGTTTCGCCTCGGACCAAACTTGCCGAACTGGCGAAACGGGAAGAGATAAAGCGGACGGGCGTTTACATACTGGCGGGGCCGGATCCGGAGAATCCGGTTGGCGAAGTCGTCTACATCGGCGAAGGCGATAACGTCTTCAAACGACTGGCGTCTCACGACAAAGACGAACGCAAAGAATTTTGGACCCGCTGCGTCGCAGTGATCAGCAAGGATCTGAATCTGACGAAAGCCCACGTTCGATACTTGGAAAGTCGTTTGATCACGATGGGCTATGCTGCGGGCCGCGCCAAGGTCCACAACGGAACCGCGCCACCGCTGCCGCCGATGCCAGAAGCGGACATCGCCGACATGGAAGGATTTCTGAAGCACATCGAGTTGGTGTTGCCAGTCCTTGGGTTCTCGTTCCTAAAGCCAAAGCCAACGGTTCGTTTCACGACACCAGGCGATCCAGAACAATGCGACGGTTCACCGGTCTTCGAGTTCTCCTCGGGCAATGCATCAGCCAAGGCGAAGGAAATTGATGGGGAATTCGTTGTTTTGAAAGGCTCAACAGCGACGCTGGAACCGCGGGCAAGTTGGACAAGCTATCGTGAGCTAAGAGCACAATTGGTCGAAGAAAAGAAGCTGGTCGAGGTGCCGGGCAAAGCACTGCTCCTCTTCGCCGAAGACGTCTATCTCAGTAGTCCAAGCGCGGGAGCCGCGATCGTCGCCGCGGGTAACACCAATGGTCGCGTCGCCTGGAAGATAACCGATAGCCGTCAAACCTACGGTGACTGGCATCAGTCGCAACTTCCTCAGGATGCCGCCGATGAAGATCTATCTTGA
- the dndD gene encoding DNA sulfur modification protein DndD has product MQLLELSLYNFCLYRGEQTFNLSPDRRNGKAKPIILVGGINGGGKTSFFDSILLVLYGSRANCSKRSNQSYSEFLTDCIHRGVDPADGASISLTFQYVSEGVERIYEVRRRWNVKKTLREHLEVYCDGKKHADFSKNWNHVVEEIVPIGISQLFFFDAEKIRFIADDESTSEALGSAIKSLLGLDLAERLIADMKVVHMKLAERQISNSDREAVDEWKGALDVICSELKARKQDCGAARNRVDFAAKELVKAEEAFARIGGKHWDERNTNEVTKKELTLKKTGIESNLTGLASGSLPLAMISDLLKTVDEFDKESRSYQQLIHAGEALDSHDKAILSELRDQQFSAKVLESIELVLAKRRQLRAEIKEPEPSIHLSEGSRNSLSLLMTKELARLKKEGASLVFNLEQTSAELDLIRRQLASTPKETEIKDVAEKLKAAVRSHADAESELKRFEQACEEKIREREEVESKIEEKLLRTNAEQVAADDAERMSHLSERTRETMKVFLEQSTAAKIDRLAANILEAFQYLLRKKSLVESISIDPVDFSITLIDSDGMTIPKQRLSEGEKQMFAISVLWGLGRASNRRLPAIIDTPMARLDAMHRGNLLTRYFPSASHQTIILSTDTEVDEEFYAALEPNVARAYHLNYDEKTKQTIVEQGYFWHHEEAEAV; this is encoded by the coding sequence ATGCAGTTACTCGAATTGTCTCTTTACAATTTTTGCCTCTATCGCGGTGAGCAAACTTTCAATCTGAGTCCCGATCGCCGCAATGGAAAGGCCAAACCAATCATTTTGGTAGGAGGCATCAATGGCGGCGGAAAGACCTCATTCTTCGATTCAATCTTGCTGGTGCTTTATGGCTCCCGAGCTAACTGCTCGAAACGATCAAACCAGAGTTACAGTGAGTTCTTGACGGATTGTATCCATCGAGGTGTGGATCCAGCGGATGGGGCGTCGATATCGCTGACCTTTCAGTATGTTTCGGAGGGTGTCGAACGGATCTATGAGGTCCGACGCCGCTGGAATGTCAAGAAGACCCTTCGGGAGCATCTGGAAGTCTATTGCGATGGAAAGAAGCATGCAGATTTCTCGAAGAACTGGAATCATGTTGTTGAAGAGATCGTTCCCATTGGGATCTCTCAGCTGTTCTTCTTTGATGCTGAAAAGATCCGATTTATAGCTGACGACGAATCAACAAGTGAGGCATTGGGATCGGCAATTAAGTCGTTGCTGGGACTTGACCTCGCTGAACGTTTGATCGCGGACATGAAGGTGGTTCATATGAAGCTCGCCGAACGTCAGATATCAAACAGCGATCGAGAAGCAGTCGACGAGTGGAAAGGTGCGTTGGACGTTATTTGCTCGGAATTGAAGGCTCGCAAACAAGACTGTGGTGCTGCAAGAAATCGCGTCGATTTTGCGGCTAAAGAGCTGGTGAAGGCTGAAGAGGCATTCGCTCGCATAGGTGGCAAGCACTGGGACGAGCGAAACACAAATGAAGTCACGAAGAAGGAACTTACCCTCAAGAAGACTGGAATCGAATCAAATTTGACTGGACTTGCCAGCGGCAGCCTGCCTCTGGCAATGATTTCAGATCTCTTGAAAACCGTTGACGAATTCGATAAAGAAAGTCGCTCATATCAGCAGTTGATACACGCCGGTGAAGCCCTCGACTCACATGACAAAGCGATTTTGTCGGAACTCAGAGATCAACAATTTTCAGCAAAAGTCTTGGAGTCAATCGAATTGGTTCTGGCGAAACGACGACAACTTCGAGCTGAGATCAAAGAGCCTGAACCGTCGATACATTTGTCTGAAGGTTCACGTAACTCTTTATCGTTATTGATGACCAAAGAGCTTGCGCGTCTCAAAAAAGAGGGCGCATCATTGGTGTTCAATTTGGAGCAAACGAGTGCGGAGCTGGACTTAATTCGCAGGCAACTGGCTTCCACCCCTAAAGAAACTGAAATAAAGGACGTCGCGGAAAAACTGAAAGCGGCGGTCCGATCGCACGCTGACGCTGAATCAGAACTGAAGCGTTTCGAGCAAGCTTGTGAAGAGAAAATTCGCGAGCGAGAAGAAGTCGAAAGCAAAATAGAAGAAAAGCTTCTTCGTACGAATGCAGAGCAAGTTGCTGCAGATGACGCGGAACGAATGTCTCACCTGTCAGAGCGTACACGCGAGACAATGAAAGTTTTTCTTGAGCAATCGACCGCGGCGAAGATTGATCGACTCGCGGCAAATATCCTCGAAGCGTTTCAATATTTACTCCGCAAGAAATCGCTTGTTGAATCGATTTCTATCGATCCAGTTGATTTCTCAATAACGCTGATAGACTCCGATGGAATGACGATTCCTAAGCAGCGACTTTCTGAGGGGGAAAAGCAAATGTTTGCAATCTCAGTTTTATGGGGACTTGGCCGAGCGTCGAATCGTCGACTCCCGGCAATTATTGACACTCCGATGGCTCGACTCGATGCAATGCATCGCGGGAACCTGCTGACGCGATACTTCCCTTCCGCGAGCCATCAAACCATTATTCTTTCCACGGACACGGAAGTCGACGAAGAGTTTTACGCCGCTCTAGAGCCTAACGTTGCACGTGCGTATCACCTGAATTATGACGAAAAGACAAAGCAAACGATAGTTGAACAGGGTTACTTCTGGCATCATGAAGAGGCGGAGGCCGTTTAG
- a CDS encoding cyclic-phosphate processing receiver domain-containing protein, which translates to MLKAGDVTEISLDHDLGDDERGTGYDVVLWIEEQVALHGFVPPAMKVHSANVSARTKMEMGFVRSRQW; encoded by the coding sequence TTGCTGAAAGCAGGCGACGTTACTGAGATCAGCCTGGACCACGACCTTGGCGATGATGAACGCGGAACTGGATATGACGTTGTGCTTTGGATCGAGGAACAGGTGGCGTTACACGGCTTTGTGCCGCCGGCGATGAAGGTTCACTCGGCGAACGTGTCCGCGAGAACGAAGATGGAGATGGGATTCGTGCGATCGAGGCAATGGTGA